The Glycine soja cultivar W05 chromosome 8, ASM419377v2, whole genome shotgun sequence genome has a window encoding:
- the LOC114423940 gene encoding probable WRKY transcription factor 9: protein MGRSREKPSKMEIDLSLKIDTDDEHNEEVDERVKEDNEEEMAQTPDNNKELEVHEATAGEIEDDASVVETSLQDNTKAKELSVLQMEMESMKEENKVLRKVVEQTMKDYYNLQMKFSAIQENNKRKDHEISLSLQDIATTSGEGPSRINEIFNKQIRQSAPSPPHTTDHDDSLSESELGLSLRLQPSTSHHKESNVGNNNKEDKNDQQLASFASVQNKLQRTHELPGITTHAAFPPNRKARVSVRARCEAATMNDGCQWRKYGQKIAKGNPCPRAYYRCTVAPGCPVRKQVQRCIDDMSILITTYEGTHNHPLPVGATAMASTASAAASFMLLDSSNPISDGTSSFTQAPFPYNTFNPLNPASNFRSISPSDPSKGIVLDLTSNLTEPPIRFSTGSSSNINTTTDPRFSWMQNKYQGGGGASAMNNNNFHKPRALDIHDRIWKGEENNNNNKPIDHDNVSAIASDPKFRVAVAAAITSLMNKESHTTHPIGTSFGPRSSQNGS, encoded by the exons ATGGGTAGAAGTCGAGAAAAACCTTCAAAGATGGAAATTGATCTCTCTTTGAAGATAGATACAGATGATGAGCATAATGAAGAAGTAGATGAGAGAGTGAAAGAGGATAACGAGGAAGAAATGGCACAGACTCCAGATAATAACAAGGAATTAGAAGTCCATGAAGCCACAGCTGGTGAAATAGAAGACGATGCATCAGTGGTAGAAACATCTTTGCAAGATAACACAAAAGCAAAAGag TTAAGTGTCTTACAAATGGAGATGGAGAGCATGAAAGAGGAAAACAAAGTTCTGAGGAAagtggtggaacaaacaatgaAAGACTATTATAATCTGCAAATGAAATTCTCTGCCATCCAggaaaacaataaaagaaag GATCATGAAATTTCTCTCTCACTTCAAGACATTGCGACCACCAGCGGTGAAGGACCATCGAGAATTAATGAGATCTTTAACAAACAAATTCGTCAAAGTGCTCCATCTCCTCCACACACTACTGATCATGATGATAGTTTAAGCGAGAGTGAATTGGGTTTATCACTAAGGTTGCAACCAAGCACAAGTCATCATAAAGAAAGTAATGTGGGAAATAACAATAAGGAAGACAAAAATGATCAACAATTGGCAAGTTTTGCATCAGTGCAGAACAAACTACAGCGGACACATGAGTTGCCTGGTATTACTACCCATGCTGCTTTCCCTCCTAACAGAAAGGCTAGGGTTTCGGTTAGAGCAAGATGTGAAGCTGCCACA ATGAATGATGGGTGCCAATGGAGAAAATATGGGCAGAAAATTGCAAAAGGAAATCCATGTCCACGAGCCTATTATCGTTGCACTGTAGCCCCAGGCTGCCCTGTTAGGAAACAG GTGCAAAGATGTATAGATGACATGTCCATACTAATCACAACCTATGAAGGGACACATAACCATCCACTCCCTGTGGGTGCAACTGCTATGGCTTCCACAGCTTCTGCAGCAGCTTCCTTCATGTTGCTAGACTCAAGCAACCCCATTTCAGATGGCACCTCAAGCTTCACTCAAGCACCATTTCCTTACAACACCTTCAACCCTCTAAACCCAGCTTCAAATTTCAGGAGCATAAGCCCTAGTGATCCATCCAAAGGGATTGTTCTTGATCTCACTAGCAACCTCACTGAACCACCCATACGTTTTTCCACGGGTAGCTCCTCTAATATTAATACTACTACAGATCCTCGTTTTTCCTGGATGCAAAACAAATAccaaggtggtggtggtgcaagtgcaatgaacaacaataatttTCACAAGCCTAGGGCATTGGATATTCATGATAGAATTTGgaaaggagaagaaaacaataataataataagccaATAGATCATGACAATGTATCCGCAATTGCCTCAGATCCTAAATTTAGAGTTGCTGTTGCTGCGGCCATAACATCTCTCATGAATAAAGAGAGCCACACTACTCATCCTATAGGAACTTCCTTTGGCCCTAGGAGTAGCCAAAATGGTAGCTAG